A DNA window from Litorivicinus lipolyticus contains the following coding sequences:
- a CDS encoding shikimate dehydrogenase family protein: MTFGLIGNSIAQSRAPALHQLLGQLHSLPLSYHLHDPGAATAIAFQQQLAELIARGYQGCNVTLPFKQIAINSAAQPDRAARRVGAVNTLGFGDTIRATNTDYTGFIRAYRHRRADRRAGRVLLLGAGGVGRAVAFGLTDVGTERIDIFDLDPVQATALARALCDEGVHARTVTAEQLQDRAARADGWVNCTPIGHYTTPGCPFELAWLGAQSWVFDAVYTPIDTPLLIAAADAGLDLVTGFDLFFYQGLDAFEFWTGIAVDEAAARVAFMDKFALQSALI; this comes from the coding sequence ATGACTTTCGGCTTAATCGGCAACTCAATCGCGCAGTCCCGTGCGCCCGCGTTGCATCAGCTGCTTGGGCAACTACACAGCCTGCCGCTCAGCTACCATCTGCACGACCCAGGCGCCGCCACCGCGATCGCCTTTCAACAGCAACTCGCCGAGCTGATCGCGCGCGGCTACCAGGGCTGCAACGTCACGCTGCCGTTCAAACAGATCGCGATAAATAGCGCGGCACAGCCGGACCGCGCAGCACGGCGAGTCGGCGCGGTCAACACGCTCGGGTTCGGGGACACTATTCGGGCAACCAACACCGACTACACCGGTTTCATCCGAGCCTACCGTCACCGCCGCGCTGACCGCCGCGCCGGCCGCGTATTGCTGCTGGGTGCCGGCGGTGTTGGGCGCGCGGTCGCCTTTGGCTTGACCGACGTCGGCACCGAGCGCATCGACATCTTTGACCTGGATCCAGTTCAGGCCACCGCCCTCGCCCGCGCCTTATGTGATGAGGGGGTCCACGCCAGGACGGTCACTGCCGAGCAACTGCAAGATCGCGCCGCGCGCGCCGACGGCTGGGTCAACTGCACCCCTATTGGGCACTACACCACGCCCGGCTGCCCCTTTGAACTGGCATGGCTTGGCGCCCAATCCTGGGTATTCGATGCGGTCTACACGCCGATCGACACCCCACTGTTAATCGCCGCCGCGGATGCGGGACTGGACCTGGTCACCGGTTTCGATTTGTTTTTTTACCAAGGCTTGGATGCCTTCGAGTTTTGGACCGGCATCGCTGTCGACGAGGCCGCCGCCCGCGTGGCTTTTATGGACAAATTCGCCCTGCAATCCGCCCTGATTTAG
- a CDS encoding acyl-CoA synthetase, producing MDNDPIELQAGPANYEALTPISFLNRAARVHPNKLALIHGALRQTWATTQARCVALAQALIGRGIQPGDTVAIMAPNVPAHYEAHFGVPMAGAILNSINTRLDADTVAFILRHGGARLFLVDREFAEVAAAAVSRMDDPPVLIGIDDASFDGGWLLGDCSYEALLAEADPACDWVRVASEWDSISLNYTSGTTGNPKGVVYHHRGAYLNATANAVSWGMGQHARYLWTLPMFHCNGWCFPWTLALLAGTNVCLRHVRADDILSLISREQVDHLCGAPIVLGMLAKAPEAQRAQVTHAVKVMTAGAPPPASVIQAMEAMGFSVTHTYGLTETYGPCVVCEWDSDWAALEGAEQARLKARQGVPVPMQEGLMVAHPDTLEPVPMDGTTIGEIMMRGNVVMKGYLKNPTTTAESFAGGWFHSGDLGVWHPDSYIEIKDRSKDIIISGGENISSIEVEEVLFRHPEIKDAAVVAMADSTWGEVPCAFVTLEQGSALDAAAIIDYCRANMARFKVPKRVHFQSLPRTSTGKVQKFALRDIANQESTP from the coding sequence ATGGACAACGATCCCATCGAGTTACAAGCCGGGCCTGCGAATTACGAGGCGCTGACGCCGATTTCCTTTTTGAACCGGGCCGCCCGGGTTCACCCAAACAAACTGGCGCTGATTCACGGCGCACTGCGCCAAACCTGGGCGACCACCCAGGCGCGCTGTGTGGCGCTGGCCCAAGCCCTGATCGGTCGCGGTATTCAGCCCGGTGACACGGTCGCGATCATGGCCCCGAATGTGCCGGCGCACTACGAAGCGCATTTTGGCGTGCCCATGGCCGGTGCGATTTTGAATTCGATCAACACCCGGCTCGATGCCGACACCGTGGCGTTTATTTTGCGCCATGGCGGCGCGCGTCTATTTTTGGTCGATCGTGAATTTGCCGAGGTGGCGGCCGCTGCGGTCAGTCGCATGGACGATCCGCCGGTGCTGATCGGTATTGACGATGCCAGTTTCGACGGCGGTTGGCTGCTGGGCGATTGCAGCTACGAGGCGTTGCTGGCCGAGGCGGACCCGGCGTGCGATTGGGTCCGCGTCGCCAGCGAGTGGGATTCCATCAGCCTCAACTACACCTCCGGCACCACCGGTAACCCCAAAGGCGTGGTCTACCATCACCGCGGCGCCTACCTGAATGCAACCGCCAACGCCGTCTCCTGGGGCATGGGACAGCACGCGCGCTATCTGTGGACCTTGCCCATGTTCCACTGCAACGGCTGGTGCTTTCCCTGGACCCTGGCGCTGTTGGCCGGCACCAATGTGTGTTTGCGTCACGTCCGCGCCGACGACATTTTGAGCCTGATCAGCCGCGAACAGGTCGACCACTTGTGCGGTGCGCCGATTGTGCTGGGCATGCTGGCCAAAGCCCCCGAGGCGCAGCGCGCCCAGGTCACCCATGCGGTCAAAGTGATGACCGCGGGTGCGCCGCCACCGGCCAGCGTGATTCAAGCCATGGAGGCGATGGGCTTTAGCGTCACCCACACCTACGGCCTGACCGAAACCTATGGCCCGTGTGTGGTGTGTGAATGGGACAGCGATTGGGCCGCCCTTGAAGGTGCTGAACAAGCCCGCCTTAAAGCACGTCAGGGCGTGCCGGTGCCGATGCAAGAAGGGTTGATGGTGGCCCACCCCGATACGCTGGAGCCGGTGCCCATGGATGGCACCACGATTGGCGAAATTATGATGCGCGGCAATGTCGTCATGAAGGGCTACCTGAAAAATCCGACCACCACCGCCGAGTCATTTGCCGGTGGCTGGTTTCACTCGGGCGATCTGGGTGTTTGGCACCCTGACAGCTACATCGAAATCAAGGACCGCTCCAAGGACATTATTATTTCCGGCGGCGAGAACATTTCCTCAATCGAGGTCGAGGAAGTGCTGTTCCGCCACCCAGAAATAAAAGACGCAGCGGTGGTGGCAATGGCCGATTCGACTTGGGGCGAGGTGCCGTGCGCCTTCGTGACCCTCGAACAGGGCAGCGCCCTCGATGCGGCTGCGATTATTGACTACTGCCGCGCCAACATGGCGCGCTTCAAAGTACCCAAGCGGGTGCATTTCCAAAGCCTGCCGCGAACCTCGACCGGCAAGGTCCAAAAGTTCGCCCTGCGCGACATCGCCAACCAGGAGTCCACCCCATGA
- a CDS encoding electron transfer flavoprotein subunit beta/FixA family protein: protein MKVLVAVKRVIDYSVKVRIKADQSDVDLANVKMSMNPFCEIAVEEAIRLKEAGIADDVVVVSIGPKACQDQIRSGLAMGADRGVWVEHEGALGSLAVAKLLAAVVEREAPQLVLLGKQSIDSDNNQTGQMLAALLGWPQATFASKLVATDGGFEVTREVDGGLETLGLSGPSVVTTDLRLNEPRFIKLPDIMKAKRKPMDHLTPVELAVDPAPRVVIERVEKPSQRSAGIRVASVDALIDALKNQAQVF, encoded by the coding sequence ATGAAGGTATTGGTCGCGGTCAAACGCGTGATTGATTACAGCGTCAAAGTGCGCATCAAAGCGGACCAAAGCGACGTTGATTTGGCTAATGTCAAAATGTCCATGAACCCGTTTTGTGAGATTGCCGTCGAGGAAGCCATTCGGCTCAAAGAAGCCGGCATCGCCGACGACGTCGTGGTCGTCTCGATCGGGCCCAAAGCGTGCCAAGATCAGATCCGCTCGGGCCTGGCGATGGGCGCCGATCGCGGCGTCTGGGTCGAACACGAGGGCGCCCTGGGCAGCTTAGCCGTGGCCAAATTATTGGCCGCCGTGGTCGAGCGCGAAGCCCCGCAGCTGGTGTTGCTGGGCAAACAGTCCATCGACAGTGATAACAACCAAACCGGTCAGATGCTGGCGGCCCTGCTGGGCTGGCCACAAGCCACCTTTGCCTCAAAGCTGGTCGCTACAGATGGCGGTTTCGAGGTCACCCGCGAGGTCGACGGCGGGCTCGAAACCTTGGGCCTGAGTGGGCCCAGCGTGGTGACCACGGACCTGCGGTTGAACGAACCGCGCTTTATCAAGTTGCCCGACATCATGAAAGCCAAGCGCAAACCCATGGACCATTTGACCCCGGTTGAGCTGGCGGTTGATCCGGCGCCGCGCGTGGTTATTGAACGTGTCGAGAAGCCAAGCCAACGCAGTGCCGGCATTCGTGTCGCCTCGGTCGATGCGTTAATCGACGCCCTGAAAAACCAAGCGCAGGTATTCTAA
- a CDS encoding FAD-binding protein yields MSILIIAEHNGVALRGATLNALTAAAALELPIAVLVMAATDAVAQQAAQLPNVSRVLSAINPAFEHPLAATQAPTVVANLDGVTHVLATATTYGKDLLPRVAALADVECISDVSAILDTERFQRPIYAGNAIATVRSGDPIKVLSIRGTAFAAAPVDGGSATIEPALVGALALHTTFVGAELAVSERPELTAASVVVSGGRGLGSRDNFELVYQLADALGGAVGASRAAVDAGFVANDLQVGQTGKVVAPDLYIAVGISGAIQHLAGMKDSKVVVAINQDPDAPIFESADYGLVGDLFELLPELTAKL; encoded by the coding sequence ATGAGCATTCTAATCATTGCAGAACATAACGGCGTCGCCCTGCGCGGTGCCACCTTGAACGCGCTGACGGCTGCGGCCGCGCTGGAATTGCCCATCGCGGTGCTGGTCATGGCCGCGACCGATGCGGTCGCCCAACAGGCCGCCCAACTGCCCAACGTCAGTCGCGTGTTGTCGGCCATCAATCCCGCCTTTGAACACCCGCTGGCGGCGACCCAGGCGCCGACCGTGGTGGCCAACTTGGACGGTGTCACTCATGTGCTGGCGACCGCCACAACCTACGGCAAGGACTTGCTGCCGCGGGTCGCGGCACTGGCCGATGTCGAGTGCATCAGCGATGTCTCGGCGATCCTTGATACCGAGCGTTTTCAGCGCCCGATCTATGCCGGCAACGCAATTGCCACGGTCCGCTCCGGCGACCCGATCAAGGTCTTGAGCATTCGTGGTACGGCCTTCGCAGCGGCCCCGGTGGATGGCGGTTCGGCCACCATTGAGCCTGCGCTAGTCGGCGCTTTAGCGTTGCACACGACCTTTGTTGGTGCTGAACTGGCGGTCTCTGAACGGCCCGAATTGACCGCCGCATCGGTGGTCGTGTCGGGTGGGCGGGGGCTGGGCAGTCGCGATAATTTTGAGCTGGTTTACCAGCTTGCCGACGCCTTGGGCGGCGCCGTTGGGGCGTCGCGTGCGGCCGTCGACGCCGGCTTTGTTGCCAACGACCTGCAAGTCGGTCAGACCGGCAAAGTGGTGGCGCCGGATCTGTACATTGCGGTGGGCATTTCGGGCGCGATTCAGCACCTGGCCGGGATGAAAGACTCCAAGGTCGTGGTCGCGATCAACCAGGATCCGGACGCACCGATTTTTGAGTCGGCCGACTACGGCTTGGTTGGTGACCTGTTTGAGTTGCTGCCTGAATTGACCGCGAAACTTTAG
- a CDS encoding AraC family transcriptional regulator, translating to MDPKRNSISAHYLDSICQGAARRGLSADSVRAQAGIPAELSPQARLTSDQFSRLLLDVFGRADDEFLGLTDQPCRHGAFVMMAKQAVMLDDLRQVYQHIERFYRLVTRDLNFALRVDAGEARFDLMLERPQLDPQATLREFYLLLMHRFPSWLVGKRIALRRVDMAGDEPAHADEYGLIFGQPGQFNQPSSALVFDSAALYWPVVQTRESLRQHLDDAPLTWVTRQQIYPTISRRVRQALRQTQPIGSARIQAVAAQLHMTERTLRRRLADEGTAYQDLKDQVRRDYAAQRLAQPHVLMADVAGELGFSDPGAFSRAFKGWTGQAPRHYRGDR from the coding sequence ATGGACCCCAAACGCAACAGTATTTCAGCGCACTACCTCGATTCGATTTGCCAGGGCGCGGCGCGGCGCGGCTTAAGCGCCGACAGCGTGCGCGCACAGGCCGGCATCCCCGCCGAGCTATCGCCCCAGGCGCGCCTGACGTCGGATCAATTTAGCCGTCTGCTGCTGGACGTCTTTGGCCGCGCCGACGACGAATTTTTGGGATTAACCGACCAGCCGTGCCGCCACGGTGCGTTTGTGATGATGGCCAAACAGGCGGTGATGCTGGATGACCTGCGCCAGGTCTACCAGCACATCGAACGTTTTTACCGGTTGGTGACCCGGGACCTGAACTTTGCGCTGCGCGTCGACGCTGGGGAAGCGCGCTTTGACCTGATGCTTGAGCGGCCGCAACTAGATCCACAGGCCACGCTGCGCGAGTTTTACCTGTTGTTGATGCACCGTTTCCCGAGTTGGTTGGTGGGCAAGCGTATTGCGCTGCGCCGCGTTGACATGGCCGGGGACGAGCCGGCCCATGCCGACGAATACGGGCTAATTTTCGGCCAGCCCGGGCAATTCAACCAGCCCTCGTCGGCCTTAGTGTTCGATTCCGCCGCGCTGTATTGGCCGGTCGTTCAGACCCGCGAAAGCCTGCGCCAGCATCTGGACGACGCGCCGCTGACCTGGGTCACACGGCAACAAATCTACCCGACTATTAGCCGCCGGGTCCGTCAGGCACTGCGCCAAACGCAGCCGATCGGCAGCGCCCGTATTCAAGCGGTGGCGGCGCAATTGCACATGACCGAACGCACGCTGCGCCGCCGCCTGGCGGATGAGGGCACCGCGTATCAGGACCTCAAAGATCAGGTCCGGCGCGACTACGCGGCCCAGCGACTGGCCCAGCCCCACGTACTGATGGCGGACGTCGCCGGTGAACTCGGCTTTTCCGACCCCGGGGCCTTTTCTCGGGCGTTTAAAGGCTGGACCGGTCAAGCCCCCCGGCATTACCGCGGCGACCGCTAA
- a CDS encoding acyl-CoA dehydrogenase — protein MTYQHPAADTHFVLEHLVQFDALCQRTGFDQVDQALADAVIEEAGRFASEVLAPSNRVGDQQPPTLGPNGVEQTPGFKAIYQSLAEAGWIGLTAPESHGGQGLPSVLGTAVNEIWQSANLALSLCPMLSQGAIEALAHHADDSVRDLFLPRLASGEWTGTMNLTEPDAGSDLAAIKARAEPDEDGLYRISGQKIYITWGDHQMTDNIAHLVLARLPDAPAGIKGISLFIVPKFRIDAEGNALGANAVSALSLEHKLGIHASPTCVMQYDGAQGYLVGAPHQGLKYMFTMMNHARQAVGVQGLAVSQRAYQQARQYASERVQGRRRDGSKICIIDYPDVRRQLLTMRVGCEAMRALALVASSQLDRAACDPESAALAQWYTPIVKGWLTELSVELTSLGVQVHGGMGYVEETGAAQYLRDARILPIYEGTTAIQALDLIGRKTLADQGQIAEQMIAQMRVDCAGDVLMEQAINTAEVALSELLAGHVDDPELAPAVAYHYLMHLGYLCGGWLMVKSARVAQAQLDAGVGDGAFLRAKINSAEFYGYQLLPRATAHAASMRGGSRCVMAMPREQL, from the coding sequence GTGACCTATCAACACCCCGCCGCCGATACCCACTTTGTCCTGGAACACCTGGTTCAGTTCGACGCCCTGTGCCAACGCACCGGGTTCGACCAGGTCGACCAAGCGCTGGCGGATGCCGTGATTGAAGAGGCCGGCCGTTTCGCCAGCGAAGTGCTGGCGCCGTCTAACCGCGTCGGCGACCAGCAACCCCCGACCTTGGGACCCAATGGGGTCGAACAAACGCCGGGGTTTAAGGCCATTTACCAAAGCCTGGCCGAGGCCGGCTGGATCGGCTTAACCGCGCCCGAATCGCACGGCGGGCAGGGCTTGCCCAGCGTACTGGGAACCGCGGTCAACGAAATCTGGCAAAGCGCAAATTTGGCCTTGAGTTTGTGCCCGATGCTGAGTCAGGGCGCGATCGAGGCGCTGGCTCACCATGCCGACGATAGCGTCCGCGACCTGTTTTTGCCGCGTTTGGCCAGTGGCGAATGGACCGGCACCATGAATCTGACCGAGCCGGACGCCGGTTCGGATTTGGCGGCGATCAAGGCCCGGGCCGAGCCGGACGAGGACGGTCTGTATCGGATCAGCGGCCAGAAAATTTACATCACCTGGGGCGATCACCAGATGACCGACAACATCGCCCACCTGGTGTTGGCGCGGTTGCCGGACGCGCCGGCGGGTATTAAGGGCATTAGCCTGTTTATCGTGCCGAAATTTCGCATCGACGCCGAGGGCAATGCGCTGGGGGCCAATGCGGTCAGCGCACTGTCGCTCGAACATAAATTGGGTATCCACGCCAGCCCGACCTGTGTCATGCAATACGACGGTGCCCAGGGCTACCTCGTCGGGGCGCCGCACCAGGGCCTCAAATACATGTTCACCATGATGAACCACGCCCGCCAAGCCGTTGGTGTGCAGGGCTTGGCCGTCAGTCAGCGCGCCTACCAACAGGCGCGCCAATACGCCAGCGAGCGGGTCCAGGGGCGTCGCCGCGATGGCTCCAAGATTTGCATCATTGACTACCCGGATGTGCGCCGCCAATTGCTGACCATGCGGGTCGGCTGTGAAGCCATGCGTGCGTTGGCGCTGGTCGCCAGCAGCCAGCTGGACCGTGCCGCGTGCGATCCTGAATCGGCGGCGTTGGCACAGTGGTACACGCCGATCGTCAAAGGTTGGCTGACCGAGTTGTCGGTCGAGCTGACGTCCTTGGGCGTCCAGGTGCACGGTGGCATGGGCTACGTTGAAGAAACCGGCGCCGCGCAATACCTGCGCGATGCGCGGATTTTGCCCATTTATGAGGGCACCACGGCGATTCAGGCGCTCGATCTGATTGGCCGTAAAACCCTCGCCGACCAGGGCCAAATCGCCGAGCAAATGATTGCCCAGATGCGGGTGGACTGCGCCGGTGACGTGCTGATGGAACAGGCCATTAACACCGCCGAGGTGGCCTTGTCCGAGCTGCTGGCGGGGCATGTCGATGACCCTGAATTGGCCCCGGCCGTGGCCTACCACTACCTGATGCACCTGGGTTACCTGTGCGGTGGCTGGCTGATGGTGAAAAGCGCTCGGGTGGCACAGGCACAGTTGGACGCTGGGGTAGGCGACGGCGCATTTTTGCGCGCCAAAATTAACAGCGCCGAGTTTTACGGTTATCAACTGTTGCCGCGCGCTACAGCGCACGCCGCGTCGATGCGCGGAGGTAGCCGCTGTGTCATGGCAATGCCGCGGGAGCAGCTGTAA